A single genomic interval of Leptolyngbya sp. CCY15150 harbors:
- a CDS encoding VOC family protein, whose protein sequence is MDNNPSILSHISIGTNDFDRAIAFYDQVLSTLGCKRLMEHPGAIAYGKQYPEFWVVIPLDRQPATVGNGTHVSFIAPTKEAVQAFYEAALAAGGIDEGAPGGRSEYGEPYYGCFVRDLDGHKVEAVFWDQALE, encoded by the coding sequence ATGGATAACAATCCCAGCATTCTTTCTCATATCTCGATTGGCACCAATGACTTCGATCGGGCGATCGCATTCTACGACCAGGTGTTATCAACCCTAGGGTGCAAGCGACTGATGGAGCATCCGGGGGCCATAGCCTACGGCAAGCAGTATCCTGAATTTTGGGTGGTCATCCCATTGGATCGCCAGCCCGCAACGGTTGGCAATGGCACCCATGTCAGTTTTATTGCTCCGACTAAAGAGGCCGTCCAGGCTTTTTATGAAGCAGCACTGGCCGCTGGAGGTATTGACGAAGGCGCTCCCGGTGGTCGATCTGAATATGGTGAGCCCTACTACGGCTGCTTTGTGCGTGATCTAGATGGGCACAAGGTAGAGGCCGTTTTTTGGGATCAGGCGCTGGAGTAA
- a CDS encoding transposase has protein sequence REILNLKPKSVEGQRLLKRYQKIRDHLLLFLTDATVPPTNNASEQALRWSVVFRKVTHGFRWDWGAELFAQVRSLVNTAKCQGMSAFDAILRALTSHQTDWLFS, from the coding sequence TGCGGGAGATTTTGAATCTCAAACCCAAATCGGTCGAGGGACAACGGTTGCTCAAACGCTATCAGAAGATTCGAGATCATCTGTTGCTGTTCTTAACCGATGCGACCGTCCCGCCCACCAATAACGCCAGTGAGCAGGCGTTGCGCTGGAGTGTCGTCTTCCGCAAGGTGACCCATGGCTTTCGTTGGGACTGGGGAGCGGAGTTGTTTGCTCAAGTGCGATCGCTGGTCAACACCGCAAAGTGTCAGGGCATGTCTGCCTTTGATGCCATTTTGCGTGCTCTTACCTCACATCAGACCGATTGGCTATTCAGTTGA